One Actinomyces marmotae DNA window includes the following coding sequences:
- a CDS encoding cytochrome ubiquinol oxidase subunit I, with protein MTLAPMALDSLDLARWQFGITTVYHFILVPLTIGLSPLVALMETIYLRTGNEQWKVATKFFGKILLINFALGVATGIVQEFQFGMNWSEYSRFVGNIFGAPLAFEALLAFFMESTFLGLWIFGWDRLSPKLHNLCMWLVALGTNVSAFFILAANSWMQHPVGAVLNPETGRAELDGVNGFLKVLGSPLLWTTLAHTISSAFLVAGAVIVGVAVWWMTRAVRAGQDFEARQLWRRLTRFGAVTMIISGLLCAASGHAQGQIITEVQPAKMAAAEMLCESQKGAGFTVAAFGSCTDGTASHLLTIPGVYSFMATNDPQAKVMGLKDAQAMYEQKFGPGNYTPNEMITFWTFRLMIGLGMISVAIGAVALWLIRRDRLIGSPALGKAALWTMWLPFIACSFGWIFTEMGRQPWLIAPNLADPVSQVYMRTADGVSTVVSSGTVLASMVIFTLLYAILGVIWFYLLRRYIHEGVRTPVDPATASTSKASGQSESTRTAGAPALLSFEY; from the coding sequence ATGACCCTCGCGCCGATGGCGCTGGACTCCCTCGACCTGGCTCGATGGCAGTTCGGTATCACCACGGTCTATCACTTCATCCTGGTCCCCCTGACGATCGGCCTGTCCCCGCTCGTCGCCCTCATGGAGACCATCTACCTGCGCACCGGCAACGAGCAGTGGAAGGTCGCCACCAAGTTCTTCGGCAAGATCCTGCTCATCAACTTCGCCCTGGGCGTGGCCACCGGCATCGTCCAGGAGTTCCAGTTCGGGATGAACTGGTCGGAGTACTCGCGGTTCGTCGGCAACATCTTCGGCGCCCCGCTGGCCTTCGAGGCGCTCCTGGCCTTCTTCATGGAGTCGACTTTCCTGGGCCTGTGGATCTTCGGATGGGACCGCCTGTCCCCCAAGCTGCACAACCTGTGCATGTGGCTGGTCGCCCTGGGCACTAACGTCTCGGCGTTCTTCATCCTGGCGGCCAACTCCTGGATGCAGCACCCCGTGGGCGCCGTCCTCAACCCGGAGACCGGGCGCGCCGAGCTCGACGGCGTCAACGGGTTCCTCAAGGTGCTGGGCAGCCCGCTGCTGTGGACCACCCTGGCCCACACCATCTCCAGCGCCTTCCTCGTGGCGGGGGCCGTCATCGTGGGAGTGGCCGTGTGGTGGATGACCCGCGCGGTGCGCGCCGGCCAGGACTTCGAGGCCCGGCAGCTGTGGCGGCGGCTCACCCGCTTCGGGGCAGTCACCATGATCATCTCCGGCCTGCTGTGCGCCGCCTCGGGCCACGCCCAGGGGCAGATCATCACGGAAGTCCAGCCCGCCAAGATGGCCGCCGCCGAGATGCTGTGCGAGTCTCAGAAGGGGGCCGGATTCACCGTCGCGGCTTTCGGCTCGTGCACCGACGGCACGGCGTCGCACCTCCTGACGATCCCCGGCGTCTACTCCTTCATGGCCACCAACGACCCGCAGGCCAAGGTCATGGGCCTCAAAGACGCCCAGGCCATGTACGAGCAGAAGTTCGGCCCGGGCAACTACACGCCCAACGAGATGATCACCTTCTGGACCTTCCGCCTCATGATCGGGCTCGGCATGATCTCCGTGGCCATCGGCGCCGTCGCGCTGTGGCTCATCCGGCGCGACCGGCTCATCGGCAGCCCGGCCCTGGGCAAGGCGGCCCTGTGGACGATGTGGCTGCCCTTCATCGCCTGCTCCTTCGGCTGGATCTTCACGGAGATGGGCCGCCAGCCCTGGCTCATCGCCCCCAACCTGGCCGACCCGGTCTCCCAGGTCTACATGCGCACCGCCGACGGGGTCTCCACCGTGGTCTCCTCGGGAACCGTCCTGGCCTCCATGGTGATCTTCACCCTCCTCTACGCGATCCTGGGGGTCATCTGGTTCTACCTCCTGCGCCGCTACATCCACGAGGGCGTGCGCACCCCGGTCGATCCGGCGACCGCCTCCACGTCCAAGGCCTCCGGGCAGAGTGAATCCACGAGGACCGCGGGCGCCCCCGCCCTGCTGTCCTTCGAGTACTGA
- the cydB gene encoding cytochrome d ubiquinol oxidase subunit II, whose amino-acid sequence MTLSALWFILIAVLWTGYLALEGFDFGVGMLLRILGRDERERRAMMGTIGPHWDGNEVWLLTAGGATFAAFPEWYGTLFSGAYLPLFLILLCLIVRICAIEWRIKINSQRWRDWWDWAHTISAWIPAVLWGVAFANLVQGMKIEVIETASRAAVDPSRVPAGSLLRGASHQLTGGFFSLLTPFTLLGGAVTCALFLTHGALFTALKTTGALRERASSFAVRSGCASTALTAVWALWAQVAYSPNALAWLPLIVAAASLVGSLFMSHRGRFGMAFGLHFAAIAFAVAFIFSAMAPDVMRSSIDPAYSLTIQQAASADVTLLIMTVAAVVFVPVVLFYTIWSYKVFAGRVSVEDITPGVGGLHPTKVRDSAQPEAVIGY is encoded by the coding sequence ATGACGCTCTCGGCTCTCTGGTTCATCCTTATCGCCGTCCTGTGGACCGGCTACCTCGCCCTTGAGGGCTTCGACTTCGGAGTCGGCATGCTCCTGAGGATCCTCGGCCGCGACGAGCGCGAGCGCCGCGCCATGATGGGGACGATCGGGCCTCACTGGGACGGCAACGAGGTCTGGCTGCTCACCGCCGGCGGCGCGACCTTCGCCGCCTTCCCGGAGTGGTACGGCACTCTCTTCTCCGGCGCTTATCTGCCGCTGTTCCTCATCCTGCTGTGCCTGATCGTGCGCATCTGCGCCATCGAGTGGCGCATCAAGATCAACTCCCAGCGCTGGCGGGACTGGTGGGACTGGGCCCACACGATCAGCGCGTGGATTCCCGCCGTGCTGTGGGGCGTGGCCTTCGCCAACCTGGTGCAGGGCATGAAGATCGAGGTCATCGAGACGGCGAGCAGGGCGGCCGTGGACCCGTCACGCGTCCCGGCCGGCTCGCTTCTGCGCGGAGCCTCGCATCAGCTCACCGGAGGATTCTTCTCGCTGCTCACCCCGTTCACCCTTCTGGGCGGCGCGGTGACCTGCGCGCTCTTCCTCACCCATGGCGCGCTGTTCACCGCCCTGAAGACCACCGGGGCGCTTCGCGAGCGCGCCAGCTCCTTCGCCGTGCGCTCCGGCTGCGCCTCCACGGCGCTCACCGCGGTGTGGGCCCTGTGGGCGCAGGTGGCTTACTCCCCCAACGCCTTGGCCTGGCTGCCGCTCATCGTCGCCGCCGCCAGCCTCGTCGGCTCCCTGTTCATGAGCCACCGCGGCCGCTTCGGGATGGCGTTCGGGCTGCACTTCGCGGCGATCGCCTTCGCCGTGGCGTTCATCTTCTCCGCCATGGCGCCCGATGTCATGCGCTCGTCCATCGACCCGGCCTACTCCCTGACGATCCAGCAGGCGGCCTCCGCTGATGTCACCCTGCTGATCATGACGGTGGCGGCCGTCGTGTTCGTCCCGGTCGTGCTGTTCTACACGATCTGGTCCTACAAGGTGTTCGCCGGGCGCGTCAGCGTCGAGGACATCACCCCCGGCGTGGGCGGCCTGCATCCCACGAAGGTGCGCGACTCTGCCCAGCCCGAGGCCGTGATCGGCTACTGA
- the cydD gene encoding thiol reductant ABC exporter subunit CydD, producing MKPLDPRLMRYARSARRYVALTAATGVLTAVLVVAQAWLISRIISPVILDQARLGEQGGLIAALAGVAAARALVVLVQEGRAHRAATSTIIELRRLVLARAAALGPRWQSAHGADTTTLLTRGLDDLEPYFVRYLPQLLLAATVTPMTGAVMLAADIPSTIAVVLTIPLIPVFMILIGRLTQKHSTQRLAAMEQLGSQVLDLIAGLPTLKALGREIGPVKRVRALGEAYNATTMSTLRVAFLSGAVLEFITTLSVAIIAVEVGFRLLYGDLDLATGLLVIMIAPEIFNPLRQVGFHFHASANGVAAAEAVFSILETPVPERGTTAAPSLATATIRVEDLSVAARGAWAPHALTAVIRPGRLVALTGDSGAGKTTTAQVLLGLLPPDRGRVLISPPPGGSPGALADAPIDLADIDPTTWWEQISWVPQRPAILPGTILDHVLGEDEAAALEAAGAPIPGAVEPAAAQTGLDEVIASLERGWLTPIGQGGVGLSVGQRQRLALTRALLAPRPLVVLDEPTAHLDAASEAHVLRAVEALRAAGRTIIVIAHRQALIAIADDVIEVRSALDLDAAMTAPGEAIAASAPAGTGEGR from the coding sequence GTGAAACCCCTTGACCCACGCCTCATGCGCTACGCGCGCTCCGCCAGGCGCTACGTGGCCCTGACCGCTGCGACAGGCGTCCTCACAGCGGTTCTCGTGGTCGCCCAGGCCTGGCTCATCTCCCGGATCATCTCCCCCGTCATCCTCGACCAGGCCCGCCTGGGCGAGCAGGGAGGCCTGATCGCGGCGCTGGCCGGCGTGGCGGCAGCGCGCGCGCTGGTCGTGCTCGTCCAGGAGGGCCGGGCCCACCGGGCGGCCACCTCCACGATTATCGAGCTTCGGCGCCTCGTCCTGGCCCGCGCGGCGGCGCTCGGCCCCCGGTGGCAGTCCGCCCACGGCGCCGACACCACGACCCTCCTCACCAGGGGGCTGGATGACCTCGAGCCCTACTTCGTCCGCTACCTGCCCCAGCTCCTCCTGGCCGCCACCGTCACCCCGATGACCGGCGCTGTGATGCTCGCGGCCGACATCCCGTCGACCATCGCCGTCGTGCTCACGATCCCCCTCATCCCGGTGTTCATGATCCTCATCGGCCGTCTGACCCAGAAGCACTCCACGCAGCGCCTCGCCGCGATGGAGCAACTGGGGTCCCAGGTGCTCGACCTCATCGCGGGCCTGCCGACGCTCAAGGCCCTGGGCCGCGAGATCGGCCCGGTCAAGCGCGTGCGGGCACTGGGAGAGGCCTACAACGCCACCACGATGTCCACCCTGCGCGTCGCCTTCCTGTCCGGCGCGGTCCTCGAGTTCATCACCACGCTGTCGGTCGCGATCATCGCCGTCGAGGTCGGATTCCGGCTCCTGTACGGCGACCTCGACCTGGCCACCGGCCTCCTCGTCATCATGATCGCTCCGGAGATCTTCAACCCCCTGCGCCAAGTGGGCTTCCACTTCCATGCCTCCGCCAACGGCGTGGCCGCCGCCGAGGCCGTTTTCTCTATTCTCGAGACCCCCGTCCCGGAGCGCGGCACCACTGCCGCGCCCTCCCTCGCCACCGCCACCATCCGCGTCGAGGACCTGTCTGTCGCCGCCCGGGGCGCCTGGGCGCCCCACGCCCTCACCGCCGTCATCCGCCCCGGCCGGCTCGTGGCGCTCACCGGTGACTCCGGGGCCGGCAAGACCACCACCGCCCAGGTCCTCCTCGGCCTCCTGCCCCCCGACCGCGGCCGCGTGCTCATCAGCCCCCCGCCCGGCGGCTCCCCAGGGGCGCTCGCCGACGCGCCCATCGACCTGGCGGACATCGACCCCACCACCTGGTGGGAGCAGATCTCCTGGGTGCCCCAGCGCCCAGCCATCCTGCCGGGAACGATCCTCGACCACGTCCTGGGCGAGGATGAGGCCGCCGCGCTCGAGGCCGCCGGCGCCCCCATTCCCGGGGCGGTCGAGCCGGCCGCGGCCCAGACCGGTCTCGATGAGGTCATCGCCTCTCTGGAGCGCGGTTGGCTGACCCCGATCGGCCAGGGCGGGGTCGGCCTGAGCGTCGGCCAGCGCCAGCGCCTCGCGCTCACCCGCGCCCTCCTGGCGCCCAGGCCCCTCGTCGTGCTCGACGAGCCCACGGCCCACCTCGACGCCGCCAGCGAGGCCCATGTGCTGCGGGCCGTCGAGGCGCTTCGGGCCGCTGGGCGGACGATCATCGTCATCGCCCACCGTCAGGCCCTCATCGCCATCGCCGACGACGTCATCGAGGTCCGCTCGGCCCTCGATCTCGACGCCGCGATGACCGCGCCCGGCGAGGCGATCGCCGCGAGCGCCCCCGCTGGGACCGGTGAGGGGCGATGA
- the cydC gene encoding thiol reductant ABC exporter subunit CydC, which yields MSVLPSPLTIDERRALRRAVDLLGLDRRRFAMSVIAGALGLGSAVSLSAVAAWLIARAAEIPDIAALGVAPVAVRLFGTSRSVLRYCERLISHSTALSGMSALRARLYETLAGSRTDTVAGLRRGDVLARVGADIDAVGDIVIRAYLPMAIAIAVSTGTVAGITIVHWPAGLILAACLFLSGIVGPAITIRSARAAELARQEQATDLSAHALTAIESGSELSVSGRMPRLMEEVARAEKRLAASRDAGAQPAAVAAALDIAALGLAVIGALLTGIPAVSSGQLSPVMLAVIVLVPLSAFEAVAALGPASVQLVRSAGAARRVVELVEAAEASAARVPEPSPLPGVVEGGPRLRARGLSVGWPAGPVVASGIDLDLAPGRRLAIIGPSGIGKTTLLLTLAGLIEPKAGEITIDGAPPWGAERRDVAGRLTLTAEDAHVFGTSVLENLRVADGTLAPERATALLERAGLASWLDALPAGLDTPLGTGATSISGGERRRLLLARALAAPAPLLLIDEPGEHLDAATADRLVADLLDAGSRERGVLLITHRLSALAGADEILVLGRPGESDRDRGEPATVLARGTHEELMRNSQAYRWSLSQEDADD from the coding sequence ATGAGCGTGCTCCCGTCCCCCCTCACCATCGACGAGCGGCGGGCGCTGCGGCGCGCCGTGGACCTGCTCGGGCTCGACCGCCGCCGGTTCGCCATGTCCGTCATCGCCGGGGCCCTGGGCCTGGGCAGCGCCGTCAGCCTCAGCGCCGTGGCCGCATGGCTCATCGCGCGGGCGGCCGAGATCCCCGATATCGCCGCGCTCGGCGTGGCGCCCGTCGCGGTGCGGCTCTTCGGCACCTCGCGCTCGGTCCTGCGCTACTGCGAGCGCCTCATCTCGCACTCCACCGCCCTGAGCGGGATGAGCGCGCTGCGCGCCCGCCTCTATGAGACCCTGGCCGGCTCGCGCACCGACACAGTGGCGGGGCTGCGCCGCGGCGATGTCCTGGCCCGTGTGGGAGCGGACATCGACGCCGTCGGGGATATCGTCATCCGCGCCTACCTGCCCATGGCCATAGCCATCGCCGTGAGCACGGGGACCGTGGCGGGGATCACGATCGTCCACTGGCCCGCGGGTCTCATCCTCGCCGCCTGCCTGTTCCTGTCCGGGATCGTCGGGCCGGCCATCACCATCCGCTCGGCCAGGGCGGCCGAGTTGGCGCGCCAGGAGCAGGCAACGGATCTTTCTGCCCATGCGCTTACCGCCATCGAGTCCGGATCCGAACTCAGCGTCTCGGGGCGCATGCCGCGGCTCATGGAGGAGGTGGCGCGCGCCGAGAAGCGCCTTGCCGCCTCCCGTGACGCGGGGGCCCAGCCAGCGGCGGTCGCCGCCGCGCTGGATATCGCCGCCCTGGGACTGGCCGTCATCGGCGCCCTCCTGACGGGGATACCCGCGGTGAGCAGTGGACAGCTCTCGCCGGTCATGCTGGCCGTCATCGTCCTAGTGCCCCTGTCCGCCTTCGAGGCGGTCGCCGCGCTCGGCCCGGCCAGCGTCCAGCTCGTCCGCTCGGCGGGAGCCGCCCGGCGCGTCGTCGAGCTCGTGGAGGCCGCGGAGGCCTCCGCCGCCCGCGTACCCGAGCCGTCACCCCTCCCCGGGGTCGTGGAGGGAGGGCCCCGGCTGCGCGCCCGGGGCCTGTCCGTCGGCTGGCCCGCAGGGCCGGTCGTCGCCTCGGGCATCGACCTCGACCTGGCCCCCGGGCGCCGCCTGGCGATCATCGGTCCCTCCGGAATCGGCAAGACCACCCTGCTGCTCACCCTCGCCGGGCTCATCGAGCCCAAGGCCGGCGAGATCACGATCGACGGCGCTCCCCCCTGGGGCGCCGAGCGACGGGACGTGGCCGGCCGGCTCACGCTCACCGCGGAGGACGCCCATGTCTTCGGCACCAGCGTCCTGGAGAACCTCAGGGTGGCCGACGGAACCCTGGCGCCCGAGCGCGCCACCGCGCTCCTCGAGCGGGCGGGGCTGGCATCCTGGCTCGATGCCCTGCCCGCGGGGCTCGACACGCCCCTGGGCACCGGGGCCACCAGCATCTCAGGCGGGGAGCGGCGCCGACTGCTCCTGGCCCGAGCCCTGGCCGCCCCCGCGCCGCTGCTCCTCATCGACGAGCCCGGGGAGCATCTCGACGCCGCCACAGCCGACCGTCTCGTGGCCGATCTGCTGGACGCCGGCAGCCGGGAGCGGGGCGTCCTGCTCATCACGCACCGGCTGAGCGCCCTGGCGGGTGCCGACGAGATCCTCGTGCTGGGCCGCCCGGGGGAATCGGACCGCGATCGCGGCGAGCCCGCCACCGTCCTGGCGCGCGGCACGCATGAGGAACTCATGAGGAACTCTCAGGCCTACCGCTGGTCGCTCTCGCAGGAGGACGCCGATGACTGA